In one Silene latifolia isolate original U9 population chromosome 10, ASM4854445v1, whole genome shotgun sequence genomic region, the following are encoded:
- the LOC141607889 gene encoding uncharacterized protein LOC141607889 — translation MIAYLEVAKELKLHFVSFHIQQIPRDQNVEADALATLGAAFTPGAVGTIPFIHVMKPPIRQNEQQNASTAATTQWTYESGILCTATPQEEIDDWRKPYISWLCDEVLPRDQKEAKRFKMKSSRFILIDGILFRKSLAGPYLRCLSIQEAQTVMCDIHSGDCGNHTGGRSLSNKTLRQGYF, via the coding sequence ATGATAGCCTACCTGGAAGTGGCGAAGGAGCTCAAACTCCACTTTGTCTCCTTCCACATCCAGCAgataccaagggatcaaaatgtTGAAGCGGATGCTCTTGCCACCCTGGGAGCAGCCTTCACTCCAGGAGCAGTGGGTACTATACCATTCATACATGTCATGAAACCTCCCATACGTCAGAATGAACAGCAGAACGCCAGTACGGCTGCAACCACACAGTGGACATACGAATCAGGGATACTGTGTACTGCCACACCCCAGGAAGAGATTGATGATTGGCGCAAGCCTTACATTAGTTGGCTATGTGATGAGGTCTTACCACGTGACCAGAAAGAGGCCAAGAGATTCAAAATGAAATCCTCAAGATTCATACTCATTGATGGTATCCTATTTAGGAAGTCTTTGGCAGGACCCTATCTGAGGTGCTTGAGCATACAGGAGGCACAGACAGTAATGTGTGATATCCACAGTGGTGATTGTGGAAATCACACAGGGGGtaggagcctgtccaacaagaCACTGAGGCAGGGTTATTTCTAG